Proteins encoded within one genomic window of Amycolatopsis nigrescens CSC17Ta-90:
- a CDS encoding DUF4177 domain-containing protein: MSATKWEYATVPLLIHATKQILDQWGEDGWELVTVLPNPSGEQHVAYLKRAKS; encoded by the coding sequence ATGAGTGCCACCAAATGGGAGTACGCGACGGTTCCGCTCCTGATCCACGCCACCAAGCAGATCCTGGACCAGTGGGGCGAGGACGGCTGGGAGCTGGTCACCGTGCTGCCCAACCCGAGCGGCGAGCAGCATGTCGCCTACCTCAAACGAGCCAAGAGCTAG
- a CDS encoding RidA family protein — protein MTWSARLAELGIELPAVAAPLAAYVPANRSGSYVYTAGQLPFVDGTLAATGKVGAEVSPEEAKGLARTSALNALAAVHALVGIDSVVKIVKVVGFVASAEGFTGQPAVLNGTSELLGEIFGEAGVHARSAVGVAELPLGAPVEVELIVEVS, from the coding sequence ATGACCTGGAGTGCAAGGCTCGCCGAGCTCGGCATCGAGCTCCCCGCGGTGGCCGCCCCGCTCGCCGCGTACGTGCCGGCCAACCGGAGCGGCTCGTACGTCTACACCGCTGGACAGCTGCCGTTCGTCGACGGCACGTTGGCGGCCACCGGCAAAGTGGGCGCCGAGGTCAGTCCAGAGGAGGCCAAGGGCCTGGCCCGTACCTCCGCGTTGAACGCGCTGGCGGCGGTGCACGCGCTGGTGGGGATCGACTCGGTGGTCAAGATCGTCAAGGTGGTGGGTTTCGTGGCGTCCGCGGAGGGCTTCACCGGGCAGCCCGCCGTGCTCAATGGAACGTCCGAGCTGCTCGGTGAGATCTTCGGCGAGGCGGGCGTGCACGCCCGGTCCGCGGTGGGTGTCGCGGAGCTTCCGCTCGGTGCCCCGGTTGAGGTCGAACTGATCGTGGAGGTGTCCTGA
- a CDS encoding NUDIX hydrolase yields the protein MRPDVAEPVTPKDAATVVLLRDTDRGVEVFLQRRVAAMAFAAGMTVFPGGGVDPRDADASISWAGPPAAKWAVWFDCSESLARALVCAAVREMFEESGVLLASAGDAVVEDTSVYAGARAALESRELSLAGFLAAEGLTLRADLLRPWSNWVTPAQEPRRYDTRFFAAVLPDGQRADGATTEAESSGWQRPEETIADATAGRQNLMPPTWITLTEIGDYENTSEVLAAGREIRKISPALVREGDQIRIVLEEQ from the coding sequence ATGCGCCCCGATGTGGCGGAGCCGGTGACCCCGAAGGACGCGGCCACCGTGGTGCTGCTGCGCGACACCGATCGCGGCGTGGAGGTCTTCCTCCAGCGCCGGGTGGCCGCGATGGCGTTCGCCGCCGGGATGACCGTGTTCCCCGGCGGCGGTGTGGACCCGCGCGACGCGGACGCTTCGATCAGCTGGGCGGGCCCGCCGGCCGCGAAATGGGCGGTGTGGTTCGACTGCTCCGAGTCGCTGGCCCGCGCGCTGGTCTGCGCCGCGGTCCGCGAGATGTTCGAGGAGTCCGGGGTGCTGCTGGCTTCGGCCGGCGACGCCGTGGTCGAGGACACCTCGGTCTACGCCGGTGCGCGAGCCGCGCTGGAGTCCCGTGAGCTGTCATTGGCCGGTTTCCTCGCCGCCGAAGGGCTCACCCTGCGGGCGGACCTGCTGCGGCCGTGGTCGAACTGGGTGACCCCCGCGCAGGAGCCGCGCCGTTACGACACCCGCTTCTTTGCGGCCGTGCTGCCGGACGGCCAGCGCGCCGACGGGGCCACCACCGAGGCGGAGAGCTCCGGCTGGCAGCGGCCCGAGGAGACGATCGCGGACGCCACCGCGGGCCGTCAGAACCTGATGCCGCCGACCTGGATCACGCTGACCGAGATCGGCGACTACGAGAACACGTCGGAGGTGCTGGCCGCCGGACGCGAGATCAGGAAGATCAGCCCGGCGCTGGTGCGCGAAGGCGACCAGATCCGCATCGTGCTGGAGGAACAGTGA
- a CDS encoding MBL fold metallo-hydrolase, protein MTHPAYGVLRPVTPIASVLLENNPSAMTLEGTNSWVLRAPGSASHVVVDPGYEDPDHLRALAGVAPVSLILLTHHHADHAEGAPWLAERVDAPVRAFDPSLCLGAEPLVGGEVVSAAGLELEVLHTPGHTEDSVTLRIRQDGTELALTGDTVLGRGTTILSDLGDYLRSLRTLIELPAGTLGLPGHGPELPDLRATAREYLAHREQRLDQVRAALAELGADATPRQVVELVYADVDKALWVPAEYSVRAQLDYLRETG, encoded by the coding sequence GTGACGCACCCGGCCTACGGCGTACTCCGCCCGGTGACCCCGATCGCGTCGGTGCTGCTGGAGAACAACCCGTCCGCGATGACCCTGGAAGGTACGAACAGCTGGGTGCTGCGGGCCCCGGGCTCCGCGTCGCACGTGGTGGTGGATCCCGGCTACGAGGATCCCGACCACCTCCGGGCGCTGGCCGGGGTGGCGCCGGTTTCGCTGATCCTGCTCACCCACCACCACGCGGATCACGCCGAGGGCGCGCCGTGGCTGGCCGAGCGGGTGGACGCGCCGGTGCGCGCCTTCGACCCGTCGCTCTGCCTCGGCGCAGAGCCGCTGGTCGGCGGCGAGGTGGTCTCGGCGGCCGGGCTCGAGCTGGAGGTGCTGCACACCCCCGGGCACACCGAGGACTCGGTGACCCTGCGGATCCGGCAGGACGGTACCGAGCTGGCGCTCACCGGGGACACCGTGCTCGGCCGCGGCACCACCATTCTCAGCGATCTCGGCGACTACCTGCGCTCGCTGCGGACGTTGATCGAGCTGCCGGCCGGCACGCTGGGCCTGCCCGGTCACGGTCCCGAGCTGCCCGATCTGCGCGCCACCGCGCGGGAGTACCTTGCCCACCGCGAGCAGCGGCTGGACCAGGTGCGGGCGGCGCTGGCCGAACTCGGTGCGGACGCCACCCCGCGCCAGGTGGTGGAGCTGGTCTACGCCGACGTCGACAAGGCACTGTGGGTACCCGCCGAGTACAGCGTCCGGGCCCAGCTCGACTACCTCCGCGAGACCGGCTAG